Part of the Paenibacillus kyungheensis genome, CGACAAAAGCAATCGTAAATGCTAAATAAATCCCCAGTCCGCCAAGCCTTGGCATGATTCTCGTATGCACTTTACGGGCATTAGGAACATCTACGGCTCCGATTCGAATTGCAAACTTTTTGACGAGCGGCGTTAGAACCAGTGCTAATGCCAGCGCCAGAACAAATCCGAGAATAAAAATGATTAACATTTTGCTTTTCGACCCCCAATTTATCTCACGGAGCCAATTATACTCCGTTCGAAATTAAACACCAAACTGCTTTTAAGCACATTTTCAGCGATATTCATCTAAATTTCATCTATTTATTGAACTTTTACTACGTTTTCCTTGTCCTTTAGCACTTTTAATGCGAATTTCGGAAGCGCAAGCATTCTTTTGTAACGAGTAGGCTCTTTTAACAAGCGATAAAACCATTCTAAACGCAATTTTTGAAACAATTTTGGTGCACGTTTGGTCTTACCGGAGATCACATCAAAGCTTCCTCCTACGCCCATAATGATCGGAACACCCAATTCTTGCTTGTATGTACCAATCCACGGTTCTTGCGTATCTGCTCCTCTTGCTACAAACAAAAGGTCAGGTGAAAGCCGTCGAATTTCTGCAATAATCTCTGCATCTTGATCAGGGCCAAAAAAACCATCCCGATATCCAACAATCGCAGTATGAGGATATAAACTTTTTAACCGGGTAGCTGTTGCCTGAATCACTTCAGGAGTTGAACCCAGCAAATATACTTTCCAATGAAGGGTCTGACCTCTGTCCATTAAGCGATGCAATAAATCGTATCCAGCTACACGTTCAGCAACAGGTTGACCACAAGTTGAAGCCGCCCATACCAGCCCTGCACCATCAGGAACTAATAATTCTGCATTTTTCATAACTTGCATATACCTCGGTTGCTCTAAAGCTGTCATAATCATAATCGGATTCGCTGTAATAATCTGTTGTGGTTTACCCTTTTTGATACTTTGTTCGAGGTACTCAACAGTATCATCCATATTCATTTTAGATACTTGTAAACCATAGATCGGAACAGTCGGTATAGTATTCCATTGTTTCATTATATATCACCTTTGTGCTAAATAATAATGAGCAATAAAACGAGCAGGGCTAGCAGCATCTTGTTTGAGTAATTCAATTAAAGAAGCTTTGCTTGCGCGCCATCCTTCTTGATCATCTAGCAATGCTTTCGTTTCTTGTGCCAATTGTAACGGTTCTACTTTGGTACTGGTTCCTGTTGCTTGGATCTGCAACCGATTCAGAAATTGATCGATTTTGGGATCATACGATATTCCGATTAAAGGTACCGACTGAGATGCTGCATAGATCAGGCTGTGAAGCCTCATACCTATAATAGCATGACAGCGGCTAACTTCCACTAACATTTGTTGTGGATCGGTCACTTGTTCTGCACTGCTGATCACACTTCCATGATCACTGATATCACCAATACGATCGATCACATACTGAGAAGCTTGTTCATCTTCTGGCAAATGGAACGGTAAAAACCGAAGATGAACAGGTAATTCTTGACTGAGCAATCGCAAACCGTCTGCTATTCCATCCAATTCTCGACGTTGTTTGTCCCAAAAACGAACGGATATACCAACTACAGGAAGCGAATCGATATTCGCTTCTTTTATAGTATTCAAAGGGTTAATGTGAATAGGTTCTTGCTTTACAGGTAAAGGTAATCCCATGACAGGATCAGCTACAACTTCAACTTTCGAGCGAGAAAGTCCCATTTTTTCTAGTAACAAAGCAGATTCTTGATCTCGTACAGATACATATGCGCTTTTTTTGAAGCTATTTTTGATCCAAGAGAAAAAGAATTTCTTTTGTACAGGGCCTACGCCCTGCGCGTAAATAAAGACTGGCTTACGTAACCAGTGAGCAATACGAACAATACCAAGATAATAAGGAATCGTCATAATCCCTGTAGAGTCTTGAAGAAGACTACCTCCACCACTGATTAGACCATCACTTTCTTTTAACAGTTGGCGAATTTCGCGAATCTTCAATCGTCCTACAGAACGTACTCCATACATTTTGGAAGTCCATTCTGGATCACCTGACAATACGATAGGCTCGATCTGAATACCTTGCTGTTTACCCTGATCTTCCAGTGAATTCAAAATCGATTTCAATACCGCTTCGTCTCCACTATTGCGGAATCCATAGTATCCAGAGATTACGATTTTCGTAGAAGCGGTAGCCATTTTTTCCAACACCTTTCAAGGATTTGCCATACGATAACAGCAACCAATCCAAGAATCAAACCAAGTCCCATTCCAAGTAAACCACGAATCAATGAAATATGAACAGGTGAATGAATATGAGCAAATGTATCAACCATTGATAATTGACCAATACAAGCAATAATCATAATGTAAATTGCATGACGGTATTTAGCTGCAATAAATACACCTAAGATAAATAATGGATGTGCCATCAAAAATTCTTTGTTACGTGGACGAACGCCCAGCAAGCTTTCCAGTGCATTACGGAAGTGCATTTCAAGTGGTGTTACTGTTCCTGCATTTCCTGTACGAGAAAGATAATACATTCCTACAATCCCTACAATTCCTAATACAATAATCCAAGTTAAAGTAATTGGAGTGGTTAATACTTTGCGGATACCACCTATACCAAAACTTTGTTTGCCACGGTAGAAAGCGATATATACCGCGATCAAAGCGATAGGTGCAAAGTGTAGTAAACTTACGCCGCGGAATTGATTAATCACCAGTTGATACGTAATATCATTCAGAAGCCCAATAATGAATAACGCCCCTGTTAACGACCAAAGCGATGTACGAATAAATAAGATAACCGCTTGAATGACACGTTGGCTTGCTGATAATTGATGTCTTGTTTCGTACAAGCGATCAACTTTACGTACCGCATAGATCATTGCAATCGTCGGTGCACTAATAGCTGCAAGTAAAGCGATACCTTGCTCTAAAATAAGTGCCTGATGAATAAGAATCATTCCCGCACTTCCGATCAATCCAAGCACGAACACAATTAATGTTAAACGACGTACAAAATAAGACACTAACAAAGCAATGTAAGCAATAGCTCCAATTAAGACAAGCAATTTGAAGTATTTGTTGAAAGCAGAATGACTGACATCCATAGCAGACGCAGGTCCAATTTTGAAACCATGACTTTCGATATTCTGAATAGCCTGTCCTTCTGTTTGCAAACTTTTAATAACATTATCAATAGAGTTAGTCATTTGAGCTTTAGCGGTATCACGAGATACTGCCAAATTGATATACATCATCCGAATATTGCGATCTTTTGCAGCTAGTGCAAAACGATCAGCTACTGTATACGGATCAAGCTTAGAATCAGATTCGCTTAATGAATACAAACGAACAACGTTATAATGCATAAGATACGCTAATTTACTAAAACCAGTTTGTGGTTTTTTTAAGTTTTCAATCGCAGCGATACCGATATGATATTGATTTAACAATGCTGCAAAGTTAGCGATACTTTTCTTCTCAATATCGTCATTAAAACCAGTAACAGATTCACCATCAAAAAGAATCGTTTTGACCCCGTACTCAGCAAATTGACTTAGCAATCCATTCATACGCGTCTGGTCATATGGTAATGAATCATTCAAACGAGGGACAATCTGGAATCCCATATTATGAAGCATCCGCATTGTAATCGGATCAGGATCGAGCGGTTTTAGTCCAGCTTCATCCGTAGAAGTCTGAATAATAACACCTGGTAATCCTTTAAAGCTCCAGGGTACGACAGCAATGCCCAATGAATTGTATACACGCTGAAGAACCGGCTCTAATAATTGCGCATTTTCTTCACTTGTAAATTGGACATATGTAAAATTTTCATTTTGTGGAATCACCTGATTTTGGAGATTAGCCACATCCACAGAATTATACACATTAAGACGTTGTGATTTTTGCAATTCACTTAAATTACTTTGGTATACAGCTACAGAACCTACGCCTGCATCCTTAAGCAATAAAAGCTGTTGCTTGATATAATCCTGGGGATGAGGCTGATACGATGCAATATCGATCAGATTACGATAATTAAAAACAAACTCCACATTTTTGGACGTTGACTCGGTTTTGGTACGATCAAAAGCGATAGGCAACGAAGCCACCAAACCAATAATCACCAATATCCATAACCATTTCACAGAAGAATTATTCCAATGCTGCCATTTCTGAACCACTCAAGTACCTCCTTAGTAAGTTCGTTATATCATTCTCAAGCAGTCGCCCAAAGAAAAACATAACGAATGGTTCCGCTGCTAAGACTAAGCTTCACAGCGGAACCCTTCATTCATCTGATCTATTATATACTGCCTACAGCGTCTATCCTACTAAAAATTGATGACAATCTACGATTTTCGTAAAATAAATTGACTATTAACCATCAACACGTTGCATTACAGCAGCCGTTAACTTTTGAATACGATCTGTTGCATCTGCGCCTGAATCGCCACGAACAGCAAAATATACTTTGATTTTTGGTTCTGTACCGGATGGACGCAAGCAGAACCATGATCCATCTTCCAATAAGAATTTCAATACGTTTTCTTTTGGAAGACCGTCTAGACCTTTAGAGTAATCTAAGGCTTCGCTTACTTTAACACCTGCAATGTCAGCAGGGCTTTCTGTACGCCATGATTCCATAATTCCTTGAATCTGCGCTACTCCATCTTTTCCTTTAAGCGTACGTGATTCCAGACTTTCTTGGAAATGTCCAAACTGTTCATACAACTCTTGCAAAACATCATATAGTGTTTTGCCTTGTTGTTTGTAATAAGCAGCGGCTTCGCTAATTAACAATGCTGCAACAACTGCATCTTTGTCACGAGCATAGTTTCCTGCTAAATAACCATAACTCTCTTCATAACCGAACAGATACGTATGCTCGCCACTTTGTTCAAACTGGTTCATTTTTTCAC contains:
- a CDS encoding WecB/TagA/CpsF family glycosyltransferase; translated protein: MKQWNTIPTVPIYGLQVSKMNMDDTVEYLEQSIKKGKPQQIITANPIMIMTALEQPRYMQVMKNAELLVPDGAGLVWAASTCGQPVAERVAGYDLLHRLMDRGQTLHWKVYLLGSTPEVIQATATRLKSLYPHTAIVGYRDGFFGPDQDAEIIAEIRRLSPDLLFVARGADTQEPWIGTYKQELGVPIIMGVGGSFDVISGKTKRAPKLFQKLRLEWFYRLLKEPTRYKRMLALPKFALKVLKDKENVVKVQ
- the csaB gene encoding polysaccharide pyruvyl transferase CsaB, which gives rise to MATASTKIVISGYYGFRNSGDEAVLKSILNSLEDQGKQQGIQIEPIVLSGDPEWTSKMYGVRSVGRLKIREIRQLLKESDGLISGGGSLLQDSTGIMTIPYYLGIVRIAHWLRKPVFIYAQGVGPVQKKFFFSWIKNSFKKSAYVSVRDQESALLLEKMGLSRSKVEVVADPVMGLPLPVKQEPIHINPLNTIKEANIDSLPVVGISVRFWDKQRRELDGIADGLRLLSQELPVHLRFLPFHLPEDEQASQYVIDRIGDISDHGSVISSAEQVTDPQQMLVEVSRCHAIIGMRLHSLIYAASQSVPLIGISYDPKIDQFLNRLQIQATGTSTKVEPLQLAQETKALLDDQEGWRASKASLIELLKQDAASPARFIAHYYLAQR
- a CDS encoding DUF5693 family protein: MVQKWQHWNNSSVKWLWILVIIGLVASLPIAFDRTKTESTSKNVEFVFNYRNLIDIASYQPHPQDYIKQQLLLLKDAGVGSVAVYQSNLSELQKSQRLNVYNSVDVANLQNQVIPQNENFTYVQFTSEENAQLLEPVLQRVYNSLGIAVVPWSFKGLPGVIIQTSTDEAGLKPLDPDPITMRMLHNMGFQIVPRLNDSLPYDQTRMNGLLSQFAEYGVKTILFDGESVTGFNDDIEKKSIANFAALLNQYHIGIAAIENLKKPQTGFSKLAYLMHYNVVRLYSLSESDSKLDPYTVADRFALAAKDRNIRMMYINLAVSRDTAKAQMTNSIDNVIKSLQTEGQAIQNIESHGFKIGPASAMDVSHSAFNKYFKLLVLIGAIAYIALLVSYFVRRLTLIVFVLGLIGSAGMILIHQALILEQGIALLAAISAPTIAMIYAVRKVDRLYETRHQLSASQRVIQAVILFIRTSLWSLTGALFIIGLLNDITYQLVINQFRGVSLLHFAPIALIAVYIAFYRGKQSFGIGGIRKVLTTPITLTWIIVLGIVGIVGMYYLSRTGNAGTVTPLEMHFRNALESLLGVRPRNKEFLMAHPLFILGVFIAAKYRHAIYIMIIACIGQLSMVDTFAHIHSPVHISLIRGLLGMGLGLILGLVAVIVWQILERCWKKWLPLLRKS